One Alicyclobacillus acidoterrestris DNA window includes the following coding sequences:
- the def gene encoding peptide deformylase, with translation MSIRIIRIGEDPALRQRAKEVTKFNAAIHKLLDDMAETMRHADGVGLAANQIGILKRLVVIDVGQGLIELVNPEILERRGQQYGPEGCLSLPGISGKVERAQYVKIRAQNRDGEPFELEGEDLLARCIQHEIDHLNGILFTDYLREDEIERVEERA, from the coding sequence GTGTCGATTCGAATCATCCGAATTGGGGAAGACCCTGCGCTGCGGCAGCGGGCAAAAGAAGTAACGAAGTTTAATGCGGCGATTCACAAGCTGCTCGACGATATGGCAGAGACGATGCGCCACGCAGATGGCGTTGGACTCGCTGCGAACCAGATTGGTATTTTAAAGCGTTTGGTGGTCATCGATGTCGGACAAGGATTGATTGAACTGGTCAATCCAGAGATTTTAGAACGTCGCGGTCAGCAGTATGGACCAGAAGGCTGTCTCTCGCTGCCAGGCATCAGCGGCAAGGTAGAGCGCGCACAATATGTGAAGATTCGCGCGCAAAATCGCGACGGTGAGCCGTTCGAATTAGAGGGTGAGGACTTGTTGGCGCGTTGCATCCAACACGAAATCGATCACCTCAATGGCATCCTGTTCACGGATTACTTGCGCGAGGACGAGATCGAACGAGTGGAGGAGCGCGCGTAA